Proteins found in one Paenibacillus borealis genomic segment:
- the glmM gene encoding phosphoglucosamine mutase → MGKYFGTDGVRGVANRELTAEMAYSIGRCGGYVLAGNVEKPKVVIGMDTRISGPLLESALIAGLLSIGADVIRLGVVSTPAVAYITRLLKADAGVMISASHNPVEDNGIKFFGGDGFKLTDETELRIEELMDAEQDELPRPVGSGLGTLRVDNDAKYLYLEYLKTTIDQNFKGIKVVLDCAHGAAYELAPRLFRELGAEVISIGAEPDGLNINDGFGSTHPETLRAEVLRHGADLGLAFDGDADRLIAIDENGDEVDGDFILCICGDAMNRAGKLKDGTIVSTVMSNIGFYKATEKLSLNTAKTAVGDRYVMEEMRRGGYNLGGEQSGHVIFLDYNTTGDGILTAIQLVNTMKTSGKKLSTLKSMMTKYPQVLVNVRVQDKTNYPNNPAIEAAIIEVEGKLGDNGRVLVRPSGTEPLIRVMAEGPDKAELDLFVGQIVEVVQRELV, encoded by the coding sequence ATGGGTAAGTATTTCGGAACAGATGGCGTACGCGGAGTCGCAAACCGTGAGTTAACAGCAGAAATGGCCTACAGCATTGGACGCTGCGGGGGATATGTACTGGCAGGAAATGTGGAAAAGCCTAAAGTCGTAATTGGAATGGATACACGGATTTCCGGTCCGCTCCTGGAATCGGCACTGATTGCCGGCTTGTTGTCCATTGGCGCGGATGTGATCCGTCTGGGTGTGGTATCTACACCTGCTGTTGCTTATATTACAAGATTGCTCAAGGCGGATGCAGGCGTCATGATTTCAGCTTCGCATAATCCGGTTGAGGATAACGGGATTAAGTTTTTTGGCGGAGACGGCTTCAAATTGACAGATGAAACAGAGCTGCGGATTGAAGAGCTGATGGATGCCGAGCAGGATGAGCTGCCGCGTCCGGTTGGGTCGGGTCTCGGTACGCTACGGGTAGATAATGATGCGAAATATCTCTATCTGGAATATCTGAAGACGACGATCGACCAGAACTTCAAGGGCATTAAGGTAGTACTGGATTGCGCGCACGGCGCGGCCTATGAGCTGGCACCACGGCTGTTCAGAGAGCTGGGAGCAGAAGTAATCTCCATCGGTGCAGAGCCGGACGGGCTTAATATTAATGACGGATTCGGTTCAACACATCCGGAGACACTGCGTGCGGAAGTACTGCGGCACGGGGCGGATTTGGGACTTGCTTTTGACGGGGATGCTGACCGCCTGATTGCTATCGATGAGAACGGCGATGAGGTTGACGGCGACTTTATCCTCTGTATCTGCGGGGATGCCATGAACCGTGCGGGTAAGCTGAAAGACGGTACGATTGTATCCACTGTTATGAGCAATATCGGATTCTACAAAGCTACAGAGAAATTATCGCTGAATACAGCGAAGACTGCAGTCGGCGACCGTTATGTCATGGAAGAAATGCGCCGTGGCGGCTATAATCTGGGCGGAGAACAATCCGGTCATGTAATCTTCCTGGACTACAATACGACAGGTGACGGTATTCTGACAGCGATTCAACTGGTCAATACGATGAAGACCTCCGGCAAGAAGCTTAGCACGCTGAAGTCCATGATGACCAAATATCCGCAGGTGCTGGTAAATGTGCGTGTGCAGGACAAAACCAATTACCCGAACAATCCGGCGATTGAAGCCGCAATCATAGAAGTTGAAGGCAAGCTGGGCGACAACGGGCGTGTACTGGTGCGTCCTTCGGGAACCGAGCCGCTGATCCGTGTAATGGCGGAAGGCCCGGATAAGGCCGAGCTTGATCTTTTTGTAGGACAGATTGTTGAAGTGGTTCAGCGCGAGCTGGTGTAA
- a CDS encoding CdaR family protein: MDKWMKNNNFNKILALALSIILWTIVHVDTAPANQTTVNTESKTIENVKVEIEGFDSDTYVLTKDVDSVRMEVRGKKSDLTYKFSDAYRVWLDLSDVKPGDNTLPLMYSTPSGVTLDDMVPNQVNVHIELRTTKSFPVTVNITGEPAAGYKVGTPVVDPVSAEVTLPASDLGRVAKVQGNIELDGENEPFSEKKLKLYAYDSEGNELKDAVIEPSTVGVELPITLPSKTLPLDISFTGSLPGSLVLSRVTPEQDMVTVYGSTETLQNLSSYEAVLNLSSITAAGTEQLKLELKPPEGAGKIEPAAMNVSVSTAEIAQRTISAVPIKLEGIGSGLTALIIDPVSTSMDLTVSGAPTLLDQLDQDNISVVADVGGLTAGIHDIPLQVSLPRFITLQNDSPQLTVKVELLAPVTPEPSAEADNSTAVPTTEPSAEPASGEETPLEPSPTHAGESIEPTPTPTHIPAENAPTPAAGGNNAGSTGGT, from the coding sequence ATGGATAAATGGATGAAGAATAATAACTTCAACAAAATTCTTGCGCTTGCCCTCAGTATTATTCTCTGGACCATTGTGCATGTAGATACTGCACCGGCGAATCAGACTACGGTTAATACCGAATCGAAGACGATCGAGAATGTCAAAGTGGAGATTGAAGGCTTCGATAGTGACACCTATGTGCTGACGAAGGATGTTGATAGCGTCAGGATGGAGGTAAGGGGCAAGAAGTCCGATCTTACCTACAAGTTCTCCGATGCCTACCGGGTATGGCTGGATCTTAGTGATGTGAAACCCGGCGATAACACGCTTCCCTTAATGTATTCGACGCCGAGCGGTGTAACCTTGGATGATATGGTGCCGAATCAGGTGAATGTGCATATTGAGCTGCGGACGACCAAGTCTTTTCCGGTTACCGTGAATATCACGGGAGAGCCGGCAGCAGGCTATAAAGTGGGGACTCCGGTGGTTGATCCGGTATCCGCAGAGGTAACCCTTCCGGCCAGTGATCTTGGACGAGTTGCTAAGGTGCAGGGGAATATTGAGCTGGATGGCGAGAATGAACCTTTCAGTGAGAAGAAGCTGAAGCTCTATGCCTATGACAGTGAAGGGAACGAGCTGAAGGATGCTGTGATTGAACCTTCAACAGTGGGTGTAGAGCTGCCTATTACGCTTCCGTCCAAAACACTGCCGCTGGATATCAGCTTTACCGGCAGTCTGCCCGGTTCACTGGTCCTGTCCAGGGTTACGCCTGAACAGGATATGGTGACCGTATATGGTAGTACGGAGACGTTGCAGAACCTATCCTCCTATGAGGCGGTGCTTAATCTAAGCTCCATAACTGCTGCCGGTACAGAACAGCTGAAGCTGGAGCTGAAGCCGCCGGAGGGGGCCGGGAAGATCGAACCTGCGGCCATGAATGTATCGGTCTCGACAGCGGAGATCGCCCAGAGGACGATCTCCGCTGTGCCTATTAAGCTGGAAGGTATAGGCAGCGGGCTGACAGCTCTTATAATAGATCCTGTGAGCACTTCCATGGATCTGACGGTATCGGGAGCTCCAACCCTGCTGGATCAGCTGGATCAGGATAATATCAGCGTGGTTGCTGATGTGGGCGGACTTACGGCTGGAATTCATGATATTCCGCTGCAGGTTTCACTTCCCCGGTTCATAACGCTGCAGAATGACAGTCCGCAGCTTACTGTAAAGGTGGAACTGCTGGCTCCAGTTACACCGGAACCTTCAGCGGAAGCTGATAACAGCACCGCTGTTCCTACTACGGAGCCCAGTGCTGAGCCTGCTTCCGGTGAGGAGACGCCCTTAGAGCCTTCTCCTACCCATGCTGGCGAGTCAATAGAGCCCACCCCGACTCCGACACACATTCCTGCTGAGAACGCCCCTACACCGGCAGCAGGCGGGAATAACGCCGGCAGTACGGGTGGAACGTAA
- the cdaA gene encoding diadenylate cyclase CdaA, with amino-acid sequence MSYFTDLTWKESIKDIIDILIVSYIIYKVLNMVRGTRAVQLLKGILVLVVIWGGSTLLDLYTLKWLMNQMFTFGVFAIFIIFQPELRRGLEQLGRGKFFGRTAENDEEISKLIGEVIKAVNYLAVRKIGALIVFERSTGLNEYTESGIAMRSEVSSELLINIFIPNTPLHDGALIMQGSQIAAAACYLPLSENPFISKELGTRHRAAIGISEVADSVSVVVSEETGQISLAINGQIVRDIKEESLISKLHQELSASSLLKDKSSAFWKWRGTKNNG; translated from the coding sequence ATGAGCTATTTTACCGACCTTACATGGAAAGAGTCCATTAAAGATATAATCGATATTCTGATTGTCAGCTACATCATCTACAAGGTACTGAATATGGTGCGCGGTACGCGGGCCGTTCAGCTGCTGAAGGGGATTCTGGTCCTGGTCGTAATCTGGGGGGGCAGTACCCTGCTGGATTTATACACGCTCAAATGGCTGATGAACCAAATGTTTACGTTTGGGGTATTTGCGATCTTTATTATTTTTCAGCCGGAACTGCGCAGGGGGCTGGAACAGCTTGGCCGGGGGAAATTCTTCGGGCGGACTGCGGAGAATGATGAAGAGATCAGTAAATTAATCGGTGAAGTTATTAAAGCGGTGAATTATTTAGCCGTGCGCAAAATCGGGGCGTTAATCGTCTTCGAACGGTCTACGGGACTCAACGAATATACCGAATCCGGTATAGCGATGCGCTCTGAGGTCAGCTCTGAGCTGCTGATTAATATCTTTATACCGAATACACCGCTGCACGACGGGGCGCTGATTATGCAGGGGAGCCAGATTGCTGCGGCTGCCTGTTACCTGCCGTTGTCAGAGAATCCCTTCATCAGCAAAGAGCTTGGCACAAGGCACCGCGCCGCAATCGGCATCAGTGAAGTGGCAGACTCCGTATCTGTAGTCGTCTCCGAGGAGACCGGACAGATCTCTCTGGCCATTAACGGACAAATTGTCCGGGATATCAAGGAAGAGTCGCTGATCTCAAAGCTGCATCAAGAACTGAGTGCAAGCTCACTCCTGAAGGATAAAAGTTCCGCTTTCTGGAAATGGAGGGGGACTAAGAACAATGGATAA